The Vicinamibacterales bacterium DNA segment GACAATCGCGGCGACTTCCCCGCTCGACAGCCGGACGTTGCCGTGCACGCTGATCCGGCGCACCTGCAGACCCGAGGCTTGCAGCACGAGCGCGCCGCCCCGGTAAGCCGCGTAGAGGACCGCCAGCATCGCGATCGTCCAGCGGCCGGCGCGCCACCCCGCCGCCCCCCAGCCGCCGGCACGCCGGCTGCCGGGACGCACCCGGGCGCGACGGAAGTTCTTCTCGGGTACCGCCTTAACCCCTGGCATCGAGCGCCTCCAGAATGCGATCGGGGGCAGTGCCAATCGAACCCGCGCCGAGCGTGATCACCAGGTCGTTGGGGCGCGCCACCTGGGCGATCGCGGCAGGCACGTCGGCGAGCGATTTCACCAGGCGCACCGGCCGGCCGCTCTTACGGACCTCGGCTTCCACCGCTTCGGCGGTGGCGCCGGCGATCGGCGTCTCCCCGGCGGGATAGACATCGGTCAGCACGATCTCGTCGGCGGCGGAGAGCGCAGTCCCGAACTCCTGCAGCAGGTCGCGCGTCCGCGTATAACGATGCGGCTGGAACACCACCACCACGCGCCGGTCGAGCCCGGCGCGCGCCGCTGCGATCACCGCGGCAATCTCGGTGGGATGGTGGCCGTAGTCGTCGACCACCATCACGCCTCGCACCTCGCCGCGCAGCTGGAAGCGCCGGTCGGCGCCGCCGAACGCGGTGAGGCCGGCGGCGATCTGCGGAAACGTAATGCCGATCTCGAGCCCGACCGCAACCGCGGCGAGCGCGTTGAGCAGGTTGTGCCGGCCGGGTACGCGCAGCCGCAGTGTGCCCAGTACGGTTTCACCGGCGTCGGTGCGGCTCACGACCCGGCAGTGCGATCCGAACGCCTCGAACGCCATCTCGTCGCCGTGGATCGCGGCGCCGCTCCCGCCGAACCCGTAGGTGATCACGCGCCGCACGAGCCGCGGCAGCAGCGCAGCGACCGCCGCGTCGTCCACGCAGGCGACGACCGATCCGTAGAACGGCACCCGGTTGGCGAAGTCGACGAACGCCTGCTGCAGCGCCTCCCACGTGCCGTAGCTCTCCATGTGCTCGCGATCGATATTGGTCATCACCGCAATCGACGGCGTCAGCTTCAGGAACGATCGGTCGCTCTCGTCCGCCTCGACGACCATGTATTCCCCTTTGCCGAGGCGGGCATTGCTGCCGAAGGCGCTCAGGCGGCCGCCGATGACCGCTGTCGGGTCCAGCCCCGCCCGTTCGAGCACCACCGCCACCATCGAGGTGGTCGTCGTCTTGCCATGCGCGCCGGCGACGGCGATCCCGTAGCGCAGGCGCATCAGCTCGGCGAGCATCTCGGCGCGGGGGATCACTGGAATGCCCCGCCGCGACGCCTCCTCGACCTCGGGATTGCCCGGCTGGATCGCCGACGACACCACCACCACGTCGGCGCGCCCGACATTGGCGGCGGCGTGTCCCTTGGCGATGCGCACGCCGAGATGCGCCAGGCGGTCGGTGATCTCGGAGTTCTTTGCGTCCGATCCGCTGACCTCGTAGCCGAGGTTTGCCAGCAGCTCGGCGATCCCGCTCATGCCGATGCCGCCGACCCCGACGAAATGGATGCGGCGCGTCCGGCCTAGCATGCGTCCGCCTCGCTTCGGCCGCCGGAGCCGCGGCACAGCGCCAGCGCCCGATCGACGATCGTGCGCGCGGCGTCGGGGCGCGCGAACCGGCGCGCCGCGGCGGCGATCCGGGCCCGCCCTTCCGGGTCGTGCGTCAACGCCAGCAGCCGCTCGGCCAATCCGGGACCGGTCAGATCCTGCTGCTCGATCACCTCCGCGGCGCCGGCGCGCGCCAGCACCTCGGCATTCTTCTTCTGGTGATCGTCGGTCGCGGTCGGCAGCGGCACGAGAATCGCCGCGCGGCCGGCCGCCGTCAGCTCTGCGATCGTCGTCGCGCCGGCGCGCGCGACGATCACGTCGGCCTCCGTCATTTCCCGGTGCATGGCGTAGAGGAACGGTTCCACCCTGGCCGGAAGCCCCGCGTCGCGATAGGCGTTCCGGACCAGCTCCACATCGCGCTCTCCTGTCTGATGCGTGACCTCCACGCCGCCATCGGCTGCCAGCCGCGGCGCCGCCGCCACCATGGCCAGGTTGATCGCGTGCGCGCCCTGGGAGCCGCCAAAGACTAGGACCCGTGCCTTTCCTGGCTCCAACCTGCGTGGCTCGCCGTCCGAAGGTTCGAAGAACTCGCGCCGTACCGGGTTGCCTGCGACAAAGCCCCTCCTTCCGAAGTAGGACACCGTCGACTCGAACGACACCGCCGCCGCGCTGACCACCCAGGAGAGCAGGCGGTTGGTCAGCCCCGGCACCGCGTTCTGCTCGGCCAGCAGGGTCGGAATGCGGCGCAGCGCCGCAAGCAGCACCACCGGCCCGGAACTGTAGCCGCCGACCCCGATCACCACCTGCGGCTGCCGCCGCGACAGAATCCGCCAGGCGTCCATCGCGCTGAGCGGCAGCAGCGCCAACCCGCGCAGCACCGCCAGCCCCGAGTTTCCCTTCAGCCCGGCGCTGCGCAGCAGATCGAGCGCGAACCCCTCGAGCGGAATCACCCGCGACTCGATGCCGCGCGCCGTGCCGGCGAAGCTCACCGTCGCCTGCGGATCGCGCTCCAGCAGCTCGCGCGCGATCGCAATCCCCGGATACAGATGGCCGCCGGTTCCCCCGCCGGCAATCACGACACGGCGTCCCGCCATCACGCATCCGCCGTCGCCGGCATGCCGGGCAGCGGCTCCAGCACCGTCGTGACCACGTGCGATGCCGATGCATGCTGCGACACGTTGAGCAGAATCCCCATCGCGATCAGGCTGACCAGCAGCGACGAGCCGCCGAAGCTGACGAAGGGCAGCGGAATGCCCTTGGTCGGCAGCAGCCCCAGCGTCACGCTGATGTTGAAGAACGCCTGCACGG contains these protein-coding regions:
- the murC gene encoding UDP-N-acetylmuramate--L-alanine ligase, producing the protein MLGRTRRIHFVGVGGIGMSGIAELLANLGYEVSGSDAKNSEITDRLAHLGVRIAKGHAAANVGRADVVVVSSAIQPGNPEVEEASRRGIPVIPRAEMLAELMRLRYGIAVAGAHGKTTTTSMVAVVLERAGLDPTAVIGGRLSAFGSNARLGKGEYMVVEADESDRSFLKLTPSIAVMTNIDREHMESYGTWEALQQAFVDFANRVPFYGSVVACVDDAAVAALLPRLVRRVITYGFGGSGAAIHGDEMAFEAFGSHCRVVSRTDAGETVLGTLRLRVPGRHNLLNALAAVAVGLEIGITFPQIAAGLTAFGGADRRFQLRGEVRGVMVVDDYGHHPTEIAAVIAAARAGLDRRVVVVFQPHRYTRTRDLLQEFGTALSAADEIVLTDVYPAGETPIAGATAEAVEAEVRKSGRPVRLVKSLADVPAAIAQVARPNDLVITLGAGSIGTAPDRILEALDARG
- the murG gene encoding undecaprenyldiphospho-muramoylpentapeptide beta-N-acetylglucosaminyltransferase, with protein sequence MAGRRVVIAGGGTGGHLYPGIAIARELLERDPQATVSFAGTARGIESRVIPLEGFALDLLRSAGLKGNSGLAVLRGLALLPLSAMDAWRILSRRQPQVVIGVGGYSSGPVVLLAALRRIPTLLAEQNAVPGLTNRLLSWVVSAAAVSFESTVSYFGRRGFVAGNPVRREFFEPSDGEPRRLEPGKARVLVFGGSQGAHAINLAMVAAAPRLAADGGVEVTHQTGERDVELVRNAYRDAGLPARVEPFLYAMHREMTEADVIVARAGATTIAELTAAGRAAILVPLPTATDDHQKKNAEVLARAGAAEVIEQQDLTGPGLAERLLALTHDPEGRARIAAAARRFARPDAARTIVDRALALCRGSGGRSEADAC